The Falco biarmicus isolate bFalBia1 chromosome 7, bFalBia1.pri, whole genome shotgun sequence genome contains the following window.
gtgccTACGAGGGAAGATTTGGAGATGGGCTGTTTGTAAGGAGGAGCCCTGTCCTCCTGCAGCAAGGGCGCGGGGCACGCTGGAGCACAGCTCTGGGCGCTGGGCTAATGCACGACATGCCGTTGTCTCAAATTCATCTTGTTCCTTTTACAAAGAAACGTTAACGTATAGTGCATCCAGTTAGTAGGATCTGTTCAAGCTTCTGCCTTGTGGGCCCTGTAGGAATTTGCCTTTGGAAGCACCAACTAAAGTTGGGATGGGAGAAGACATCCTCTCCCAGCTGGCCCCTGATTCACTCCACCTCTTCAGCTGCATTCCCAGAGCTCCCTTCATGTGCAACAAGCTCTTAACCTTCATGTTCTCATTAAAGACTGGATTCTTCTGGGTTGTGTTTTGGATAAAGGCTCCCCATCCCCGCGAGGGAACTGGAGGTGCTTGCTCTCCCGGTTAGCGGGAGAGCATCGCCCATTCAGTGCTGCCTCGGGTGCTGAGGGTGAGGGGGGGTCTGCAGTCCTGTAGCTCAGTGGTTTCTGGCATCATTTCTCTAGAGGTGGGTTTGTGGCAGTTGCTAGCTCGGCGTGCAGTACCGTCACCCACAGCCGGTAAAGGGCtaggagaggctgtgggagtgacagcagcactgaaattcCTCTCTGCCCCTTCTGAAATAGATCCCGTGCTGCGAGTGCGGCAGGCAGCACTGACCTGTCTGGTTCTTGCTGTCCTCTGCAGGCTTCTGCCCAGAGACTCAGCCGGGAGaaactccagcagcagcaacagcacaggTGGATGGAACAGACTTAGCCTCTCCAATGTCTCCTCGGACTAGCAAAAGCCGCATGTCCATGAAACTGCGCCGCTCCTCTGGCTCAGCCAACAAGTCCTAAGTGGCGAGATGCCTGCAGCTTCCCAGTGACCAGCGGTCGGCCACCCTTCCCGCAGTGACTCACCGCCTTCAATGAAAGGATAATGTCTCTAATCTGTGTGTGCCCATCCCCTGCATCCCccttttctgtatgtttcttttaaacagtgACACTGGAattttactttaatattttaacttttgggttttttatcaAACTCCaggctgactttttttttttttttggtgcagtgCAGTGCAGTGCAGTTTGTCCTCTGCACCTTTTACCTTCCTGGATGATTGCGATATCTTAACAGTAGTCATTTTTAACGCTGGTTGATCTTGAGTCATATATGGAATTGGAGACTGCAGTTTGATTACACTATATTTATTGTGCCCCACTGCAATTTTCTCtgtaacaaagaaagaaatatgtacaatttgaaaatgaatgtaCAATTTTAAATTGAAGTTACGTTTGTAAAGTCTTTGTCAGATGTCACAATGTTAATGCACAGGATGTGTACAGATTATTTATGTTAAGAATAAAATAGTTCAGCGGGCTTTCAAGCATTACAGAGTCCAAACAAAATAACTTGCTCGTAGCACCAACTCTTTCTTCACGAAGCAATGTATCATTTCATTAACTGTGCAGGTGATGCCATAATCtatgccagaaaaaaaccaccactgtGCTGAAATTCTACTTATGCTTggcttccaaatatttttataacgTTTGCTTTTCCAAGCGGTATCAATAGTAAATGCCATTGAGTTTCATGGGTTTTAGCCTTTATCACCAGGCTGCTGGGTCTAGAAATACATTCTTatttcttacattaaaaaaaaaggaaggaaaaaaaaaaagggcactTTCCTGATAGAAATTCATTGCTCTGATGATGTGTActagggaagaaaagggaacgTGCTCCAGGAGCCTGGCCTGAAATGCTGACAATTCCAACCCTGTGAGTGCAGGTTAGTACACACGTTCCACCCACCCAGAGGTATTTTCCTACAGAAGATGAAATGCTCACATTTTGAGTCTGGCAAACAACAAAATGCTGTTAACAAAATGTAGCATGACATCAGTACTAACTGCATGTGTAAATATATCATATGGGCAacaataaaaagataaattatgTATCGTCATTGATGTAGTATCTACAAATTTGTAATGGTTGAAGAGAAGACATGCTATTTAATAAgacaataaaattattcttaccAGCTTTTGTATATTAGTCATTCACCTCAGCGATTAGATTCTTACTCCAATTTATAGAAGAATAGCATATTGCGCATGGAGCAGTTAAGTGCAATGCACAGCTTAGTTTTCATCAGTATTTCATAAGTACACATGAGTTCTTAGGAGCTCTTTCCCAACCCAAAGCAAGAATGCCATACTGAAAACTTTTCCCCAGATTTTGTAAATACAATACGCGTAGCTCCGCAGGGAACTCAAGAGTGCAGAACATTCCCGCCTGCAGGCTGGTGGTTTGAGCACTAACTGCAGGAGCACTTAATAAATAACTGTCAGGTTTCTGTGGTCCGGAGCCCTTCGTCTTTGGCTGCACAACTGGAGAAAGGAGAGcgatgatttaaaaaaaaaacgtAGTGACCTTTTCCAGGGGAGAACTCATTTAACTGCATAAATGGGCACTTTTACCTAAGCGTCCGTTACCAACAAATGATGGAAAAATGCACAACTTAAGATAATATGCTTTATTTCTGGCATATGAGAAGAGCTCGCTGCAAGTTTAGCCTCCTTCATCAGACAGCAAATCTTGGCTGCTTTAAGTTATATTGTATTAATGCATTTGTCCAGGTCCTGGAACTAAAACTAGGAAGTCCGTTAAGCACATTGAAAATAAAGCACTTATCGCTTGCATTCAGCCTTTGGGCATGATACACGTGAATCTTTTGTTGGGTGTAACAAAATagaaaactacaaaaataatgGCCTTAGAGGATGCTAATCAAAAGATTGACATATTTTGCATGCTCATTTCAGAGTGTTAGAACAAAGACTACGGTCGGGATCAATTCTTCAGAAATCACCGGCTGAGCCACTTTGTCCTGCCGAATTCAAGAAAGGCATAAGCTTTGTTTTGAATCCTTTATTGAATTTGCTCCCCCTTATTTCTGGCCTCAACCTGCAGTCCCGTTTAGAAAGAAGCAGCGATGCgtggcaaaataaataaataaataaattaataaataaataccgACCGAAATGTCAGTAGCTGGTACGTTTGACAGGATTTCCAAGCGTTTGGCCAGACTACCGTTAAAGCCAGGGAATACGCCCCTCGGGTTGCTTTGCCAAAGGTAGGTCTTGCTGGGGACAAGGGAGCCCGTCACCCGCGCACACGGTTCCCGCTGCCCCCGGGGCTCGGCGGAGCGCACGGCAGCGGTGCCGCTCACGGCAGCGGGGGGCGGAGGCCGCCCGAAAAGGCTGGGGCGGGGACCCGGACCCTGTGCCCGCCCGGGCCGGTGACCCGGGCCGGGGCGCCCCGACGGGGCGGGTGGTGCAAGGGGCGGCTGCCGGGGAGGCGCGGATCGCCGGCGCCCGGGAACGCGGGGGAAGCGGGAGCTGCGTACTTGGCTATAGATCAACACCTCGTATTTCAGTTAAGCTGACAGCACGAATAATTTTCCATACGTTTTGCTAGCTATCATAGGACTCGACATTGACTTAATATGAACATTTACCTTCTCGACTACCTTAGTACAGAgtacagcaaacaaaacacctcACAACAACCGAAATGCAGAAGCTCGGGGGCCGAGGCTATTAAACAAGGTCACTAGACCGGGCTCCTTCTCTCGGGAAAAATAATTCCCCTCCTCCGAACACGGCCCGCACCGCGGCACTGCGACCCGAGACTGGCCACGGACGGCGGGCGCTCGGCgggcccagccccggccccccggccaCTGCCCGCGCCACGGCAGATCCCGGCTGGGCCCGGgtccccccgcccggccgccgccggccccggcagCGCGGGGCAGCTCCGCCTCCCGCCCCCGCGGGGCTCTCAGCGCCTGCCGCCGTGCCCGGCGCCGCTACCCACCGGCCGGGGAGGCGGGGGTCCGCGGGCGGCTCCTCCGCCGTGGTAGCTGCGAGTACGGCGACTTTCCATAGGAATTACAGCACGGACGGGACTCGCTCGGCTCGCCCGGGCTCCCGGAGCGATCCCATcgcgggggcggccgccggccTAGCAGCCCGGCCGGACGggcacctggagcagcaggacctgcctgcTCTCCGGCGGGTGGCACTTGCTGGCGTGCCGCGCCAGCCCGGGCGCGCTGAAGAAGGTGGCGGGGCAGTGCTTGCAGGGGAAGCCCTGCCGctcgccgcccgccgcgccgccctcggggggcccggccggcggcggcggcggcagcagcagctcctcccgCACGGCGTGCCACAGCCGGTGCTTGTCCCTGATGTCCGCCGAGGGGAAGCGGGCGCCGCAGAGGTGGCAGGCGAAGGCGAGCTGCCCCCGCTCCGGCGGGCCGTAGGcggcgggccgcgccgccccgtGGGTGCCCAGGTGCTTGCGGAGGTAGGCCTGCCGCCGGAACCGCTTCTGGCAGCATGGGCAGGCGAAGGCctccccgccggggccgccgggagcggggccggggggggccggggcgccgCCGGCGCTCTCCGCGCCGCCGCGGTGCTGACGGGGCGGCTgggccgggggcgcggcggggccgcggggccgccgctcGGGGCTGTTCTCCttgcccggcggggcggcggggccgtcggcgctggggccgggccgcggcttGTGCCAGCGGCGGTGCGAGGCCAGGTTGGCGGGGCAGCTGAAGATCTTGTGGCACTCGGGGCAGCGGTACTCGACGCGCACGATGCGGGAGCAGCGGTGCTGGGCCAGCGCCAGCGGGTCCGCGTACTGCTCCTTGCACAGCTGGCAGATGAACTCGCCCAGCGGCGTgcgccccgccggcggcgccggccccggccggcCCTCGGGCCCCTCCTCCTTGATGCGCAGCCCCAGCACGGGCGAGGTGGTCACCTCGTCGGCGAAGCTCAGCTTCCGCGTGGCCTTGCCCTTCTTGCCCGGCGCCTTGGCCCGCGGCGGCCGCTTCAGCGCGGGCAGCgacggcggggcgggcagcggcgtgcggggctgcagcagca
Protein-coding sequences here:
- the INSM2 gene encoding insulinoma-associated protein 2; the encoded protein is MPRGFLVKRSRRPGGSYRARPRERDPERDQPPAPPPPPPPPVAGDSPAGRQGAEEEEEEGEEEEGAVAAAACPATWPPGGGRGGPGLAPPEGPAAWGAAGPCSAAGPRAALFERCLSSPASAESFPLAASFPPAEKLLLQPRTPLPAPPSLPALKRPPRAKAPGKKGKATRKLSFADEVTTSPVLGLRIKEEGPEGRPGPAPPAGRTPLGEFICQLCKEQYADPLALAQHRCSRIVRVEYRCPECHKIFSCPANLASHRRWHKPRPGPSADGPAAPPGKENSPERRPRGPAAPPAQPPRQHRGGAESAGGAPAPPGPAPGGPGGEAFACPCCQKRFRRQAYLRKHLGTHGAARPAAYGPPERGQLAFACHLCGARFPSADIRDKHRLWHAVREELLLPPPPPAGPPEGGAAGGERQGFPCKHCPATFFSAPGLARHASKCHPPESRQVLLLQVPVRPGC